In Arthrobacter sp. SLBN-83, one DNA window encodes the following:
- a CDS encoding cysteine hydrolase family protein, whose product MIALLVIDMQNAFFETPELAAQQERVVSECNRLIEGFKAAGHNALLVGTEHERDKSTWTLSMLDDDQGFIFRGSEQAQSVPGLLKEDLPQLNKTRDSGFVGTNLLARLRNWGAEEVVLAGVSTHNCIAQTAADAFAHNIRVTYAKDAMASEADQDAADMLRILSTTYRQPIQSSDEILGRLSDAQ is encoded by the coding sequence ATGATTGCCCTCCTGGTCATCGACATGCAGAACGCATTCTTCGAAACACCCGAACTGGCCGCGCAGCAGGAGCGGGTGGTCAGTGAGTGTAACCGGCTGATCGAAGGGTTCAAGGCAGCCGGACACAACGCGCTCCTGGTGGGCACCGAACACGAGCGGGACAAGTCCACCTGGACCCTGAGCATGCTCGACGACGACCAGGGGTTTATCTTCCGCGGCAGCGAACAGGCCCAGTCGGTGCCAGGGCTCCTGAAGGAGGACCTGCCCCAATTGAACAAGACGAGGGACAGCGGCTTCGTGGGCACCAACCTGCTGGCGCGGCTGCGAAACTGGGGCGCCGAGGAAGTGGTGCTCGCCGGCGTCTCCACCCATAACTGCATTGCCCAGACCGCCGCGGACGCGTTCGCCCACAACATCCGGGTCACCTACGCAAAGGACGCCATGGCCTCCGAAGCCGACCAGGACGCCGCCGACATGCTCCGCATCCTTTCCACCACCTACCGCCAGCCCATCCAGTCAAGCGATGAGATCCTCGGCCGGCTCAGCGATGCCCAGTAG
- the ureC gene encoding urease subunit alpha, protein MSFEISRRQYADLYGPTAGDKIRLADTELFLEIEKDLTAYGEEVVFGGGKVIRDGMGQNGQAIRDEDIPDTVITNAVILDYTGIYKADIALKDGHIFRIGKAGNPQITDGVDIIIGASTEIIAGERKILTAGGIDTHIHFISPDQIPTALASGVTTMIGGGTGPAEGTKATTVTPGKWHIQRMLQAAEAFPMNIGLFGKGHASAVEPLAEQIRAGAIGLKVHEDWGATTSSIDTSLTVADEYDVQVAIHTDTLNECGFVEDTIRAIDGRVIHTFHTEGAGGGHAPDIIKIAGMPNVLPASTNPTLPYTRNTIDEHLDMLMVCHHLNPDIPEDVAFADSRIRAETIAAEDVLQDLGIFSITSSDSQAMGRVGEVITRTWQVADKMKKQRGILEDHDGGTHGSAESDNFRLKRYVAKYTINPALAQGIADSVGSVEEGKFADLVLWDPAFFGVKPEQVLKGGQIAYALMGDSNGSIPTPQPRTMRPMFATFGTAVQQSSITFLSKAAIDAGVPEELGLQKVIRPVSGIRNLTKADLKYNDATPDIQVDPETYQVTVDGEDVTCEPSDVLPMAQRYFLF, encoded by the coding sequence GTGAGCTTCGAGATTTCGCGCCGGCAATACGCCGACCTCTACGGACCGACCGCCGGGGACAAAATCCGCCTGGCTGACACCGAACTGTTCCTGGAGATCGAAAAGGACCTCACCGCCTACGGCGAGGAAGTGGTGTTCGGCGGCGGCAAGGTGATCCGGGACGGCATGGGCCAGAACGGCCAGGCCATCCGGGATGAGGACATCCCGGACACCGTGATCACCAACGCCGTCATCCTGGACTACACCGGCATTTACAAGGCGGACATCGCCCTAAAGGACGGGCATATCTTCCGGATCGGCAAGGCCGGAAACCCTCAGATCACCGACGGCGTGGACATCATCATCGGCGCCAGCACGGAAATCATCGCCGGGGAACGGAAAATCCTCACGGCCGGCGGCATCGACACCCACATCCATTTCATTTCACCGGACCAGATCCCCACGGCGCTGGCCAGCGGTGTGACCACCATGATCGGCGGCGGCACCGGCCCCGCTGAAGGCACCAAAGCCACCACCGTGACCCCGGGGAAGTGGCACATCCAGCGGATGCTGCAGGCCGCCGAGGCGTTCCCCATGAACATCGGCCTGTTCGGCAAAGGCCATGCATCCGCCGTCGAACCCCTCGCCGAGCAGATCCGCGCCGGCGCCATCGGGCTGAAAGTCCATGAGGACTGGGGTGCCACCACCTCTTCGATCGACACCTCGCTCACCGTCGCCGACGAGTACGACGTCCAGGTGGCCATCCATACGGACACCCTGAACGAGTGCGGGTTCGTGGAGGACACCATCCGGGCCATCGACGGCCGCGTGATCCACACCTTCCACACCGAAGGCGCCGGCGGCGGCCATGCACCGGACATCATCAAGATCGCGGGCATGCCCAACGTCCTGCCGGCGTCCACCAACCCCACCCTGCCGTACACGCGCAACACCATCGACGAGCACCTGGACATGCTGATGGTGTGCCACCACCTCAACCCGGACATTCCGGAGGATGTGGCCTTCGCCGATTCCCGCATCCGCGCCGAAACCATTGCCGCCGAGGACGTCCTGCAGGACCTGGGCATCTTCTCCATCACCTCCTCCGACTCCCAGGCCATGGGCCGGGTGGGCGAGGTCATCACCCGCACCTGGCAGGTGGCGGACAAGATGAAGAAGCAGCGCGGGATCCTTGAGGACCACGACGGCGGAACGCACGGGAGTGCGGAGAGCGACAACTTCCGGCTCAAGCGTTACGTGGCCAAATACACCATCAACCCTGCCCTGGCCCAGGGCATCGCAGACTCCGTCGGCTCCGTGGAGGAAGGCAAGTTCGCCGACCTTGTCCTTTGGGACCCGGCGTTCTTCGGCGTCAAACCCGAACAGGTGCTCAAGGGCGGCCAGATCGCGTATGCGCTGATGGGGGACTCCAACGGGTCCATCCCCACGCCGCAGCCGCGGACCATGCGCCCGATGTTCGCCACCTTCGGCACGGCCGTGCAGCAGTCCTCCATCACCTTCCTGTCCAAAGCCGCGATCGACGCCGGGGTACCGGAGGAGCTCGGACTCCAGAAGGTCATCCGGCCCGTTTCCGGCATCCGGAACCTCACCAAAGCCGACCTCAAGTACAACGACGCCACCCCGGACATCCAGGTGGACCCGGAAACCTACCAAGTGACCGTCGACGGCGAGGACGTCACCTGCGAGCCGTCCGATGTGCTCCCCATGGCTCAGCGCTACTTCCTCTTCTAG
- a CDS encoding LacI family DNA-binding transcriptional regulator, with protein MAVTMNDVARAAGVSLKTVSNVLNDYEFIRPATKQRVQDAIAELGYEANLTARSLRSGKTSMLGLVLSDLSAPYYAELASKLMKAAARHGYRVMVEQSDAEASAELGALQGTFRQLTDGLLFTPLVVDADAIAARAGNKPVVMLGEHILDPRFDLVTMKNEEAAAALTRHLLAGGRRRIAVVGANTGESAGTAGLRLNGYRKALEEAGVPFDPALIASAEWRRDTGAAAVAGLLESGVEFDAVFGLNDVLALGAMHQLLIRGVKVPQDVAVAGFDDIDEARFASPSLTTVSPGMDEIAERSIGLLLDRIAGRETSEQGVHVEAGFELKVRESAP; from the coding sequence ATGGCAGTCACCATGAACGACGTTGCGAGGGCTGCAGGGGTTTCCCTCAAGACGGTTTCCAACGTCCTGAACGACTACGAATTCATCCGGCCCGCCACCAAGCAGCGCGTGCAGGATGCCATCGCGGAGCTGGGCTACGAAGCCAATCTCACCGCCCGCAGCCTGCGGTCCGGCAAGACGTCCATGCTGGGCCTGGTCCTGTCCGACCTGTCCGCCCCCTACTATGCCGAGCTGGCGTCCAAGCTGATGAAGGCTGCGGCCCGCCACGGCTACCGGGTGATGGTGGAGCAGTCCGACGCCGAAGCCTCCGCTGAACTTGGCGCCCTCCAGGGGACCTTCCGCCAGCTCACCGACGGGCTGCTGTTCACTCCACTGGTGGTGGACGCGGATGCCATTGCCGCGCGGGCGGGCAACAAGCCCGTGGTGATGCTCGGCGAGCACATCCTGGATCCCCGCTTTGACCTGGTGACCATGAAGAACGAGGAAGCCGCGGCGGCGCTGACCAGGCACCTGCTGGCCGGCGGCCGCCGTCGTATTGCCGTTGTTGGTGCCAACACGGGGGAGTCTGCCGGGACGGCCGGCCTGCGCCTGAACGGCTACCGGAAGGCGTTGGAGGAGGCAGGCGTTCCGTTCGACCCCGCGCTGATCGCCTCCGCCGAGTGGCGGCGCGATACCGGTGCCGCAGCGGTGGCGGGCCTGCTGGAGTCCGGGGTGGAGTTCGACGCCGTCTTCGGACTTAACGACGTCCTGGCACTCGGTGCCATGCACCAACTGCTGATCCGCGGCGTCAAGGTGCCGCAGGATGTAGCGGTGGCCGGCTTCGACGACATCGACGAGGCCCGATTCGCGTCCCCGTCCCTGACCACCGTCTCGCCGGGCATGGACGAGATCGCCGAACGCTCCATCGGCCTGCTGCTGGACCGGATCGCCGGCCGCGAGACGTCGGAACAGGGCGTGCACGTGGAGGCCGGATTCGAGTTGAAGGTCCGGGAGTCCGCCCCCTAA
- the ureE gene encoding urease accessory protein UreE, translating to MIIERVLGNLHDLPDTDLAAYAGLHREKVVMPSAQLVKRIQRATTDHGKEIGIRLPAGSGDLRDGDILHVADTNMIVVSVLPTDVLVIAPRTITEMGVTAHSLGNRHLQAQFFDVESEYGAEVMVCAYDHTVEDYLIHAGVPYTRQERVLPVPFRHAEHSH from the coding sequence GTGATCATCGAACGAGTCCTCGGCAACCTCCACGACCTGCCGGACACAGACCTCGCCGCCTACGCCGGCCTGCACCGCGAGAAAGTCGTGATGCCCAGCGCCCAGCTGGTCAAACGCATCCAGCGCGCCACCACGGACCACGGCAAGGAAATCGGAATCCGCCTCCCCGCCGGCTCAGGGGACCTCCGCGACGGCGACATCCTGCACGTCGCCGATACCAACATGATCGTCGTCTCCGTCCTGCCCACCGACGTCCTGGTCATCGCTCCCAGGACCATCACCGAAATGGGCGTCACCGCACATTCCCTCGGCAACCGGCACCTCCAGGCACAGTTTTTTGACGTGGAGAGTGAATACGGAGCCGAAGTCATGGTGTGCGCCTACGACCACACCGTCGAGGACTACCTCATCCATGCCGGTGTGCCTTACACCCGCCAGGAACGCGTCCTCCCTGTGCCTTTCCGCCATGCTGAACACTCGCACTAA
- the ureG gene encoding urease accessory protein UreG → MTEPIKIGIGGPVGAGKTQLVERLTRHMSGGISMAAITNDIYTIEDAKILAANGILPVDRIIGVETGGCPHTAIREDTSMNTAAIEELKARHPDLQVIFVESGGDNLSATFSPELVDFSIYIIDVAQGEKIPRKAGQGMIKSDLFIINKTDLAPHVGADLAVMERDSKEFRGNKPFCFTNLKTDEGLDAVIEWIRHDVLMLDLA, encoded by the coding sequence ATGACTGAACCCATCAAAATCGGCATCGGCGGGCCCGTCGGCGCCGGCAAAACCCAGCTCGTGGAACGGCTCACCCGGCACATGAGCGGCGGCATCTCCATGGCCGCCATCACCAACGACATCTACACCATCGAGGACGCCAAAATCCTCGCCGCCAACGGCATCCTTCCCGTGGACCGGATCATCGGCGTCGAAACCGGCGGCTGCCCGCATACCGCCATCCGCGAAGACACCTCGATGAACACTGCCGCCATTGAGGAACTCAAAGCCCGGCATCCCGACCTCCAGGTCATCTTCGTCGAATCCGGCGGCGACAACCTCTCCGCCACCTTCAGTCCCGAACTGGTCGACTTCTCCATCTACATCATCGATGTGGCACAGGGCGAGAAGATCCCCCGCAAAGCGGGCCAAGGCATGATCAAGTCGGACCTTTTCATCATCAACAAAACCGACCTGGCTCCGCACGTCGGCGCAGACCTCGCCGTCATGGAGCGCGATTCCAAGGAGTTCCGCGGCAACAAGCCCTTCTGCTTCACGAACCTCAAAACCGACGAGGGACTCGACGCCGTCATCGAATGGATCCGGCACGACGTCCTGATGCTCGACCTGGCATGA
- a CDS encoding HhH-GPD-type base excision DNA repair protein, whose translation MDGMELHITGDPAADKLLSEDAFALLTGMLLDQQVTMESAFAGPEKIRTRLGSLEPGAIAAHDPAAFVEVFKERPAVHRFPGSMAARVQALAEAVQSEWDGDAAAIWTKGSPDGAEVLRRLKALPGFGEQKAKIFLALLGKQRGLEAPGWREAAGHYGEDGSYLSVADIVDPESLAKVRASKQAAKAAAKAGKER comes from the coding sequence ATGGACGGCATGGAACTGCACATCACGGGGGATCCCGCCGCGGACAAGTTGTTGAGTGAGGACGCCTTCGCCCTGCTGACCGGCATGCTGCTGGACCAGCAGGTCACCATGGAATCAGCCTTCGCGGGGCCGGAGAAGATCCGGACCCGGCTCGGGTCGCTGGAACCCGGGGCCATTGCCGCCCACGATCCCGCCGCGTTCGTGGAGGTATTCAAGGAACGCCCAGCGGTCCACCGCTTCCCGGGCTCCATGGCGGCGCGGGTGCAGGCGCTCGCCGAAGCAGTCCAGAGCGAGTGGGACGGCGATGCCGCAGCCATCTGGACCAAGGGATCACCGGACGGTGCCGAGGTGCTGCGCAGGCTCAAGGCCCTGCCCGGGTTCGGGGAGCAGAAGGCCAAGATCTTCCTGGCCCTGTTGGGCAAGCAGCGCGGCCTCGAGGCGCCGGGGTGGCGGGAAGCGGCCGGCCACTACGGCGAGGACGGCTCCTACCTATCGGTGGCGGACATCGTGGACCCGGAGTCCCTGGCCAAGGTCCGCGCCAGCAAGCAGGCCGCCAAGGCTGCGGCGAAGGCAGGAAAAGAACGTTAA
- a CDS encoding urease subunit gamma, whose protein sequence is MHLMPREQEKLLIVVAADLARRRQSRGLKLNYPEAVAIISYELIEGARDGRSVAELMSYGTTLLTREDVMEGVPEMIHDVQIEATFPDGTKLVTVHNPIR, encoded by the coding sequence ATGCATCTGATGCCGCGTGAGCAGGAGAAGCTCCTGATCGTGGTGGCCGCCGACCTCGCCCGCCGGCGGCAGTCCCGCGGCCTCAAGCTCAATTACCCCGAGGCTGTGGCCATCATCAGCTATGAGCTGATCGAAGGGGCCCGCGACGGCCGCAGCGTGGCGGAGCTCATGAGCTACGGCACCACGCTGCTCACCCGGGAGGACGTGATGGAAGGCGTGCCGGAGATGATCCACGACGTCCAGATCGAGGCCACCTTCCCCGACGGCACCAAGCTGGTCACCGTCCACAACCCCATCCGCTAA
- a CDS encoding urease subunit beta — protein sequence MIPGEYVLRPEPITANAGRAAVEVAVTNTGDRPVQVGSHYHFAEANAALDFDRKAAYGRRLDIPAGTAARFEPGDSRTVRLIELAGRREVFGLSNAVNGKLDGGSRPGGPGTEGDAK from the coding sequence ATGATTCCAGGCGAGTATGTCCTCCGGCCGGAGCCCATCACCGCGAATGCGGGCAGGGCGGCAGTCGAGGTCGCCGTGACCAACACCGGCGACCGGCCCGTGCAGGTGGGTTCCCACTACCACTTCGCCGAGGCCAACGCGGCCCTGGACTTTGACCGTAAAGCTGCCTACGGCCGGCGCCTGGACATTCCGGCCGGGACGGCTGCCCGGTTCGAGCCGGGGGATTCACGGACGGTCCGGCTCATCGAGCTGGCCGGCCGCCGGGAGGTCTTCGGCCTCAGCAACGCAGTCAACGGAAAGCTCGACGGCGGCAGCCGCCCGGGCGGGCCGGGCACGGAAGGGGACGCCAAGTGA
- a CDS encoding urease accessory protein UreD, translating into MTSNSSVVDSPWAAPADEGGRARFAVPATPRPPSSATADRPVRGRLELGITVRGGRSVASRQFHEGALRVLRPHYLDDSGQVCYVVVNPGGAYLGADLFLIDVEVGDSASLLLTTQSATKVYRTPGSFAEQRMTVRLGEGARLESMPDQLISYREASYRQRTFVTLRPSSSLVMAEVVTPGWSPDGAAFRYEEVRLRNEIRVETEGGAELLALDNLLIRPPLNDVTGLGFLEGFSHLGSLVVVDPRVDQALADELHQLTQPFDARTGLSLTRTVGGTTGLVLRALSNSTGELNRLLGACANLLRERWFGQGPLDLRKH; encoded by the coding sequence ATGACGTCCAACAGTTCCGTCGTCGACTCACCTTGGGCGGCGCCCGCGGATGAAGGGGGCCGTGCCCGCTTCGCGGTGCCCGCCACGCCGCGGCCCCCTTCATCCGCGACCGCTGATCGCCCAGTGCGAGGACGACTGGAGCTGGGCATCACAGTGCGCGGCGGTCGGTCAGTGGCATCACGACAGTTCCATGAGGGGGCGCTTCGGGTGCTCCGGCCTCACTACCTCGATGACTCCGGGCAGGTTTGTTATGTCGTTGTGAATCCTGGCGGGGCTTATCTTGGGGCGGATCTCTTCCTGATTGATGTTGAAGTTGGTGACTCTGCTTCCCTGCTGTTGACCACTCAGTCCGCCACTAAGGTGTACCGGACTCCCGGGTCTTTTGCTGAGCAGCGGATGACTGTCCGGTTGGGGGAGGGGGCCCGGCTGGAGTCGATGCCGGACCAGCTCATCTCCTACCGGGAGGCCAGCTACCGGCAACGGACCTTCGTGACTTTGCGGCCGTCGTCGTCGCTGGTTATGGCCGAGGTGGTGACGCCCGGCTGGTCGCCGGACGGGGCCGCGTTCCGCTACGAGGAGGTCCGGCTGCGGAACGAGATCCGCGTGGAGACTGAGGGCGGCGCCGAACTGCTGGCGCTGGACAACCTGTTGATTCGGCCGCCGCTGAACGATGTCACGGGGCTCGGGTTCCTGGAGGGTTTTAGCCACCTGGGCTCGTTGGTGGTGGTGGATCCGCGAGTGGACCAGGCGCTCGCCGACGAACTGCACCAGTTGACCCAGCCGTTTGACGCCCGGACCGGCCTCTCCCTGACCCGCACGGTCGGGGGAACCACCGGACTGGTGCTGCGGGCCCTGTCCAACAGCACCGGGGAACTCAACCGGCTCCTCGGTGCCTGTGCCAACCTCCTCCGGGAACGCTGGTTCGGCCAGGGTCCCCTGGACCTGAGGAAGCACTGA
- a CDS encoding urease accessory protein UreF gives MGEYQLALQQLVDSALPTGAFAHSLGFETYVDGGVVFDEGSFGIWLSAFISQSLTYSDGLAVRLLYEGVDLGELDSLLSASLLPRQVREASLKMGTRLLEIGGEVFPSPALELYRDLVATGRASGHQPLAFAVVARSLGVPLQEALAAYLFATVTSLTQNAVRAIPLGQNAGQRVLRKAHDDVAAAIEAIARLTPDDLGAVSPGLEISQMRHERQRARMFMS, from the coding sequence GTGGGTGAGTATCAGTTGGCGCTACAGCAATTGGTCGATTCCGCTTTGCCTACTGGGGCTTTTGCTCACTCCTTGGGTTTCGAAACTTATGTCGACGGTGGGGTCGTTTTTGATGAAGGGTCCTTTGGAATCTGGCTCTCTGCTTTCATCTCTCAGTCGCTGACTTACTCGGATGGGCTTGCTGTTCGGCTTTTGTATGAGGGCGTTGATCTTGGGGAGCTGGACTCTCTCCTCTCTGCTTCTCTCTTGCCTCGGCAGGTTCGGGAGGCCTCCCTCAAGATGGGGACTCGGCTGCTCGAAATTGGTGGGGAGGTGTTTCCCTCGCCTGCGCTGGAACTGTACCGGGACCTGGTGGCCACCGGCCGGGCTTCCGGGCACCAGCCGCTGGCGTTCGCCGTCGTCGCCCGCTCCCTGGGCGTGCCGCTGCAGGAGGCGCTCGCCGCCTACCTCTTCGCCACCGTCACGTCCCTCACTCAAAACGCCGTCCGCGCCATCCCCCTCGGCCAGAACGCCGGGCAACGGGTGCTGCGGAAAGCGCACGACGACGTCGCTGCCGCCATCGAGGCGATCGCGCGCCTCACGCCGGACGACCTCGGCGCCGTCAGCCCCGGACTCGAAATTTCGCAAATGCGGCACGAACGCCAGCGTGCCCGGATGTTCATGAGCTAA